The proteins below come from a single Halobacillus salinarum genomic window:
- a CDS encoding YjzC family protein produces MGGRYKTGENAPEKGTYEFDGLVNEGNENEVIEDEKYVELESGETFPPIRSNKEAAYWKKVK; encoded by the coding sequence ATGGGAGGTCGGTACAAGACTGGAGAAAATGCTCCTGAAAAAGGAACCTATGAATTTGATGGACTTGTAAACGAGGGTAATGAAAATGAAGTAATAGAAGACGAAAAGTATGTAGAATTGGAAAGTGGAGAAACGTTTCCTCCAATTCGCTCGAACAAAGAGGCGGCATACTGGAAAAAAGTAAAATAA
- a CDS encoding DUF1206 domain-containing protein: protein MNSTESISSKASDAKEEIKPWIRRLARVGYMAKGMVYAMVGILALMAAVGTGGKTTGTTGMMRSLATVPFGNLLLWMIGIGLIFYIIWVFIKAIKDPKNEGADAKGLIARTGYFVSGIIYGGLAYQAIKIAMNAGGGGGGSKQTISTKLLSHPYGPWIIGALGVIIVGYGLFELLTGVSQKFLNQFRVQDMNSHEKKIARNSGTLGLAARGTVLGLVGFFFIQTAVTKNPEDTKGLDGALSEVSQKPFGQWLLGLVALGLILYGVYQVTRGRYEHMSFGKRN, encoded by the coding sequence ATGAATTCGACAGAATCTATTTCATCCAAAGCTTCAGACGCCAAAGAAGAAATAAAACCGTGGATTAGGCGCCTTGCCCGGGTTGGCTACATGGCCAAGGGTATGGTATATGCTATGGTAGGAATTCTTGCTTTAATGGCAGCTGTCGGTACGGGCGGAAAAACAACGGGTACCACAGGAATGATGCGTTCCCTTGCTACTGTGCCATTTGGGAATCTATTATTATGGATGATTGGTATTGGATTAATCTTTTATATTATATGGGTATTTATTAAAGCAATTAAAGATCCTAAGAATGAAGGAGCAGATGCCAAAGGACTGATTGCACGAACAGGTTATTTTGTGAGCGGAATTATATATGGAGGTTTGGCTTACCAGGCTATCAAGATCGCTATGAATGCAGGTGGCGGGGGTGGAGGGTCGAAGCAGACCATTTCTACTAAGCTGCTTTCCCATCCTTATGGACCTTGGATCATTGGTGCGTTAGGGGTCATCATCGTTGGGTATGGGTTATTTGAGCTGCTCACAGGCGTCAGCCAGAAGTTTCTAAACCAATTCAGGGTTCAGGATATGAACAGTCACGAGAAAAAAATCGCCAGGAATTCTGGAACCCTTGGATTGGCAGCAAGAGGAACAGTATTGGGACTGGTTGGTTTTTTCTTTATTCAAACGGCTGTTACCAAAAATCCTGAAGACACCAAAGGACTGGATGGTGCACTTTCAGAAGTTTCTCAAAAACCGTTCGGCCAATGGCTGCTTGGTTTAGTAGCGTTAGGTTTAATTTTATACGGAGTATATCAAGTTACCCGCGGCCGCTATGAGCATATGAGCTTTGGCAAGCGTAACTAA
- a CDS encoding diacylglycerol/lipid kinase family protein, protein MKKAMLIINPSSGKEEALDYKEDAVKILNQTHEEVIVKLTEKEGDAIEFAKTAADQQFETVVAMGGDGTINESINGLAERKNSPLFGFVPLGTANDFARALNIPKKPKEALRVLETTHTIPVDIGKINNRYFMNVLAVGAIAESVYKVTPEEKSKFGPLAYFIEGAKALNNETPFDLQVKHEGGIWKGDAYLMLVALTNSVGGIESFAEHAEVNDGAFHVFILKELSLPHVVKIIPDLFQGKLQSNDQIEYFSSSSVEVSSGQNLVVNIDGDEGIHLPFKAEVLHNELNIFVPSEK, encoded by the coding sequence ATGAAGAAAGCGATGCTGATTATTAATCCATCTTCAGGAAAAGAAGAAGCGTTAGATTACAAAGAGGATGCCGTTAAAATTCTTAATCAAACCCACGAAGAAGTCATTGTGAAGCTGACAGAAAAAGAAGGGGATGCGATTGAATTTGCAAAAACAGCTGCTGATCAGCAATTTGAAACAGTAGTAGCTATGGGTGGAGATGGCACAATCAATGAAAGCATCAATGGTCTGGCAGAACGAAAGAACTCTCCCCTTTTTGGCTTTGTTCCTCTTGGTACAGCGAATGATTTCGCTAGAGCGCTTAACATTCCTAAGAAACCAAAAGAAGCCCTCCGTGTATTAGAAACGACACACACGATTCCTGTAGATATTGGAAAAATTAATAACCGCTATTTTATGAATGTGCTTGCAGTTGGAGCTATAGCTGAATCCGTTTATAAAGTGACCCCTGAGGAAAAATCCAAATTCGGTCCGCTTGCCTATTTCATAGAAGGGGCAAAAGCTTTGAATAACGAGACGCCCTTTGATCTGCAGGTAAAACATGAAGGGGGAATTTGGAAAGGGGATGCCTATTTAATGCTGGTAGCTCTGACAAATTCGGTAGGAGGAATCGAATCTTTTGCTGAACATGCGGAAGTAAATGATGGTGCTTTTCATGTGTTCATATTAAAAGAATTATCTTTGCCTCATGTTGTTAAAATCATCCCTGATTTATTTCAGGGGAAACTTCAAAGCAATGACCAAATTGAATATTTTTCCTCTTCTAGCGTAGAAGTGTCCTCCGGGCAGAACCTGGTAGTAAATATCGATGGGGATGAAGGCATCCACTTACCTTTTAAAGCGGAAGTGCTTCATAATGAATTGAATATTTTTGTTCCCAGCGAGAAATGA